In the Acidimicrobiales bacterium genome, GCGCAGGTGGTCACCCTCGCCGTCGCCATGGCCACCGCCCTCGGCATCACCGTCGACGCCGACGCCGCGTCCGACTGACGTCCGCCAGGGCCATCCCAGGGGCTCGGCGGAAATCCGACTGAATCGGTGGGATCGTCGCCCAACCCCCGGGCGCGCCTCCAGGGGCTGGGCGGGAGGGTCGGGGGCGTTCGTCAGGACATGGCGGGGGTTGTGTGCACGACGAGGCGGGACTCGCCAGGGAAAGCTCCCTCGACGAACCAAGTGGACCCGCTGCCCGCGAGCATCGGCGTCTGGCCCGTGGCCTCGCCGAAGCGATCGCGCCATTCGGCCATGCGGGGCTCGACAGCCAACGCGGCGGCCTCGAGATCGTTGGCGTGCGGACCGACGGGGCCGCCGAGGTCGTCCCACGCCTGGTACACGGCCGGGGTGGAGCACCCGAACGGCGCCAGCGCGAGGGTGAACGTGCGCGCCTGGAAGGGAAGAGGCTCGACCTGCTCGCCCACGCCTCGCACCCGAGCTCGTCCGCCCGTCACGCAGAACGGCACGTCGGCGCCGATGCGGACGGCGACCGCCGGGTCGCGCACGCCCGCCCAGCGCAGCACCGCCGCGGCGTCGGCCGAGGCACCGCCGAGGCCACCGCCGGAGGGGATCCCCTTGTCGATGCGGACGTGCGCGGCGCAGCCGACGGCCGCCAGCGCGCGGGCCACCGTGTTGGTCGGCCCGGTCGGCACGGCGAAGCCCGAGCCCGTGCCCCCAGCCCCCTCGACAGCCGCCGGGGCCACCACCTCGATGCCGTCGCCGTCGGTGAACGTCAAGGTGTCGACGAGGTCGAGGGTCACCATCTCCGCGTCGAGCAGGTGGTAGCCGTCGGCCCGCACACCGGTGACGCGCAACGACACCGTCAACTTGGCCGGGGCGCGCTCG is a window encoding:
- a CDS encoding 4-(cytidine 5'-diphospho)-2-C-methyl-D-erythritol kinase, translating into MPHVERAPAKLTVSLRVTGVRADGYHLLDAEMVTLDLVDTLTFTDGDGIEVVAPAAVEGAGGTGSGFAVPTGPTNTVARALAAVGCAAHVRIDKGIPSGGGLGGASADAAAVLRWAGVRDPAVAVRIGADVPFCVTGGRARVRGVGEQVEPLPFQARTFTLALAPFGCSTPAVYQAWDDLGGPVGPHANDLEAAALAVEPRMAEWRDRFGEATGQTPMLAGSGSTWFVEGAFPGESRLVVHTTPAMS